One Defluviimonas sp. SAOS-178_SWC DNA window includes the following coding sequences:
- a CDS encoding DUF2125 domain-containing protein, whose amino-acid sequence MKQWTGLGAGALSAFLLGSTALYADVTAEEVWQGMADYYADLGQSVTAGSKGMDGDTLVITDAVFATQTPEGSFSATIGEIRLKELGDGRVEVTMSNDIPVALLTKPETGETVDMGVKITQSGLSMIVSGSAGDTTYDFTAPEMSVVIDGMKVDGADVPLTLNATLTGNSGSYRMASEGGRAITSDMKVDKVDFNIAAQDPEGQGNFSASGSLTGLSGTSSASFPDGIDMADMNAALQAGLSMDGTFGYSGGGYVMDFADGTETVNAQSTGGGGTLHFEMSKDGLAYGGEGHDTKVSMQMSAFPLPIDVTLAQTAFDLTLPVSKDDAAQPFGLLVKLVDLEVSDGLWSMFDPTSQLPRDPATLILDVKGAAKMLVNIFDPKDAETIAAAPPGEVESLNIDEVKVSAVGAELTGTGAMTFDNSAGMPMPIGAVDLQLVGGNGLIDKLVAMGFVPEDQAMGARMMMGLFAVPTGEDTLTSKIEFKEGGSIFANGQQIQ is encoded by the coding sequence ATGAAACAATGGACAGGTCTTGGCGCTGGCGCGCTTTCCGCCTTCCTGCTCGGCTCCACGGCGCTTTACGCCGATGTGACCGCCGAAGAGGTGTGGCAGGGCATGGCCGACTACTATGCCGACCTCGGCCAGTCGGTAACCGCCGGCTCGAAAGGCATGGATGGCGACACGCTGGTGATCACCGACGCGGTCTTCGCGACACAGACACCGGAAGGCAGCTTCTCGGCGACCATCGGGGAAATCCGCTTGAAGGAGCTCGGAGACGGCAGGGTTGAAGTGACCATGTCGAACGATATCCCCGTGGCGCTCCTGACCAAGCCGGAAACCGGCGAGACCGTCGACATGGGCGTGAAGATCACCCAGAGCGGGCTTTCGATGATCGTCTCGGGCAGCGCCGGGGATACGACCTACGATTTCACCGCGCCGGAAATGTCGGTCGTCATCGACGGGATGAAGGTCGACGGCGCCGATGTGCCGCTGACCCTCAACGCGACGCTGACGGGCAATTCCGGCAGCTACCGGATGGCCAGCGAAGGCGGCCGGGCGATCACCTCGGACATGAAGGTCGACAAGGTTGATTTCAACATCGCGGCCCAAGACCCCGAAGGGCAGGGCAACTTCTCGGCTTCAGGTTCGCTCACCGGGCTTTCCGGCACCTCGTCGGCGTCCTTCCCGGACGGGATCGACATGGCCGACATGAATGCGGCGCTGCAAGCCGGCCTCTCGATGGACGGCACGTTCGGGTATAGCGGCGGCGGTTACGTGATGGACTTCGCGGACGGCACGGAAACGGTGAACGCCCAGTCGACGGGCGGCGGCGGCACGCTGCATTTCGAGATGTCGAAGGACGGGCTTGCCTATGGTGGCGAGGGGCACGACACGAAAGTCTCGATGCAGATGTCGGCCTTTCCCCTGCCGATCGACGTGACGCTGGCACAAACGGCTTTCGACCTCACGCTGCCAGTCTCGAAAGATGACGCGGCACAGCCCTTCGGGCTTCTGGTCAAGCTGGTCGACCTCGAGGTTTCCGATGGCCTCTGGTCGATGTTCGACCCGACCAGCCAGCTCCCGCGCGACCCGGCGACGCTGATCCTCGACGTGAAGGGCGCCGCGAAGATGCTGGTGAACATCTTCGATCCGAAGGATGCCGAAACCATCGCCGCCGCCCCGCCGGGCGAGGTCGAGTCGCTGAATATCGACGAGGTCAAGGTGTCTGCCGTCGGCGCCGAACTGACCGGCACCGGCGCGATGACCTTTGACAACTCGGCCGGAATGCCGATGCCGATCGGGGCCGTCGATCTGCAACTCGTCGGCGGCAACGGCCTCATTGACAAGCTCGTCGCGATGGGTTTCGTGCCTGAGGATCAGGCGATGGGCGCGCGGATGATGATGGGCCTTTTCGCGGTGCCTACGGGCGAGGATACACTGACCTCCAAGATCGAGTTCAAGGAAGGCGGCAGCATCTTCGCCAACGGCCAGCAGATCCAGTAG
- a CDS encoding enoyl-CoA hydratase/isomerase family protein gives MIRLEKDGGLWRAVIAREAKANSLTRAMLTELAEIAEAAGREAARALVLTGEGKVFSAGADLDEARAGLATDPVWERLSGTIAGLPCLTIAALNGTLAGGAFGMALACDLRVAVTGAKFFYPVMKLGFLPQPSDPARLAVLVGPARAKMILMAGQKVGAEEALTWGLIDRIVEPGSLEETVASLAADALGATAAHVAGIKALVP, from the coding sequence ATGATCCGGCTGGAGAAGGATGGCGGGCTGTGGCGGGCGGTGATCGCGCGCGAGGCCAAGGCGAATTCGCTGACCCGCGCCATGCTGACGGAATTGGCGGAGATCGCCGAGGCCGCGGGGCGCGAGGCGGCGCGGGCCCTGGTTCTGACCGGCGAGGGCAAGGTCTTTTCCGCGGGGGCCGATCTGGACGAGGCTCGGGCGGGGCTTGCCACCGATCCGGTCTGGGAACGGTTGTCGGGCACCATCGCGGGGTTGCCCTGCCTGACCATCGCGGCACTGAACGGAACGCTCGCGGGGGGCGCCTTCGGCATGGCGCTTGCCTGCGATCTGAGGGTCGCGGTTACAGGGGCGAAGTTCTTCTACCCGGTGATGAAGCTCGGCTTTCTGCCGCAACCCTCCGATCCGGCGCGGCTTGCCGTACTGGTCGGGCCGGCGCGGGCGAAGATGATCCTCATGGCCGGGCAGAAGGTCGGGGCCGAGGAGGCCCTGACCTGGGGCCTGATCGACCGGATCGTCGAGCCGGGTTCGCTCGAAGAAACCGTGGCGTCGCTCGCGGCCGATGCGCTTGGCGCCACGGCCGCGCATGTGGCGGGGATCAAGGCGCTCGTCCCCTGA
- a CDS encoding glutathione S-transferase family protein has product MYTVIGTVNSRAARVLWMLEELEVPFEHVPAPPRSEGVTAFNPAGKVPVLIEDGTPITDSTAIIQYLADKHGKLTHRAGTLDRARQDSLTQFLLDEFDAALWMAARHSFVLPEELRHAAIKNTLRWEFERSQKTLVHRMGEGPFLMGEVMTVPDIILTHCGNWALGAKFPIVEHRLTSYLERMRKRPAYLRAMAR; this is encoded by the coding sequence ATGTATACCGTCATCGGAACCGTCAATAGCCGTGCAGCGCGCGTCCTGTGGATGCTGGAGGAACTGGAAGTTCCATTCGAGCACGTGCCGGCCCCGCCGCGGTCCGAAGGTGTGACCGCGTTCAATCCGGCCGGCAAGGTCCCGGTGCTGATCGAGGACGGCACCCCGATCACCGATTCGACCGCGATCATCCAGTATCTCGCCGACAAGCACGGCAAGCTGACCCACCGGGCGGGCACCCTCGACCGCGCGCGGCAGGATAGCCTGACCCAGTTCCTGCTCGACGAATTCGACGCCGCGCTCTGGATGGCCGCGCGGCACAGCTTCGTCCTGCCCGAGGAACTGCGCCACGCCGCGATCAAGAACACGCTCCGGTGGGAATTCGAACGCAGCCAGAAAACGCTCGTCCACCGCATGGGCGAAGGGCCGTTCCTGATGGGCGAGGTGATGACCGTGCCCGACATCATCCTGACCCATTGCGGCAACTGGGCGCTTGGTGCGAAATTCCCGATCGTCGAGCACAGGCTCACCAGCTATCTGGAACGGATGCGCAAGCGGCCGGCCTATCTCCGGGCCATGGCACGCTGA
- a CDS encoding TldD/PmbA family protein: MTDRLAPLTEALLAAATKAGAGAADAIAVDGTSVSVDVRAGALEQAERSEGIEIGLRVLVGKRQACVSASDTSDRTIAEMAKRAVAMAREAPEDPTLGLADKSELASAWDLAALDLADNAAEPGPADLEDDARRAEAAALGIAGVSQCQSASASYSNRRIFMAASNGFAGGYGRTSRSISAVAISGEGLKMERDWAAESRTYQSDLPSAEEIGRLAGTRATERAGARKPKTGAYPVLFDERIASGLIGHLLAAINGSAIVRGSSWLRDAMGEQVLPTGLSIYENPHRPRISGSRPFDAEGLATEARDVVRDGILKGWTLDLGTARKLGLKSTASATRGTSSPPSPSISNIALTQGDHSREQLLEEMGTGLLVTSMIGSSINATTGDYSRGASGFWIENGQISYPVNECTIAGNLRDMLLRITPANDARAHLSHVVPSLLVEGLTLAGE; the protein is encoded by the coding sequence ATGACCGACCGTCTCGCCCCGCTGACCGAGGCGCTTCTTGCCGCCGCGACGAAGGCCGGCGCCGGCGCGGCCGACGCGATCGCGGTGGATGGCACCTCGGTGTCCGTCGATGTCCGCGCGGGGGCGCTGGAACAGGCCGAGCGATCCGAGGGGATCGAGATCGGTCTTCGTGTTCTTGTCGGAAAGCGGCAGGCATGCGTTTCAGCCTCCGACACCTCGGACCGTACCATCGCCGAGATGGCCAAACGGGCCGTCGCGATGGCGCGCGAGGCGCCCGAAGATCCGACCCTTGGCCTCGCGGACAAATCCGAATTGGCCAGCGCCTGGGATCTCGCCGCTCTCGATCTTGCCGACAACGCGGCCGAACCTGGCCCCGCGGACCTCGAGGATGACGCCCGCCGGGCCGAGGCGGCGGCGCTTGGCATCGCGGGTGTCAGCCAGTGCCAGTCGGCCTCGGCCAGCTATTCGAACCGTCGCATCTTCATGGCCGCGTCGAACGGGTTTGCAGGTGGGTACGGTCGCACCTCCCGCTCCATCTCAGCCGTGGCGATTTCCGGCGAGGGCCTGAAGATGGAGCGCGACTGGGCTGCGGAAAGCCGCACCTATCAGTCCGACCTCCCCTCCGCAGAGGAAATCGGCCGCCTCGCCGGCACCCGCGCCACCGAGCGCGCCGGCGCGCGGAAGCCGAAAACCGGCGCCTACCCGGTTCTCTTCGATGAGCGTATCGCAAGCGGCCTCATCGGCCACCTCCTTGCGGCGATCAACGGCAGCGCCATCGTGCGCGGCTCCTCCTGGCTTCGCGACGCGATGGGCGAACAGGTGCTGCCGACGGGCCTCTCGATCTACGAGAACCCGCACCGCCCGCGCATCTCCGGTTCCCGCCCATTCGACGCCGAGGGGCTGGCGACCGAAGCGCGCGACGTGGTCCGGGACGGTATTCTCAAGGGCTGGACGCTTGACCTCGGCACCGCGCGAAAGCTTGGGCTGAAGTCTACCGCCTCGGCGACGCGCGGCACGTCCTCTCCGCCCTCGCCGAGCATTTCCAACATCGCGCTGACGCAAGGCGACCACAGCCGCGAACAGCTTCTGGAAGAGATGGGGACCGGCCTTCTCGTTACCTCAATGATTGGCTCTTCGATCAACGCGACCACGGGCGACTATTCGCGCGGCGCTTCCGGCTTCTGGATCGAAAACGGCCAGATCTCCTATCCCGTCAACGAATGCACGATCGCCGGCAACCTCCGCGACATGCTTTTGCGGATTACGCCCGCAAATGACGCCCGCGCGCATCTGAGTCACGTCGTGCCCTCGCTTCTCGTCGAAGGTCTCACCCTTGCCGGCGAATGA
- a CDS encoding DMT family transporter → MAWVYLAIAGVLEIGWAIGLKYTEGLTRLWPTILTAVAVLGSMGFLALALRTLPMGTAYAIWTGIGTVGTVALGIVLFNEPSDALRLACIGLILAGIVGLKLVSAH, encoded by the coding sequence ATGGCGTGGGTTTATCTTGCGATTGCGGGCGTTTTGGAAATCGGCTGGGCGATCGGGCTGAAATACACCGAGGGGCTCACCCGCCTTTGGCCGACGATCCTGACGGCGGTGGCGGTCCTTGGCAGCATGGGCTTTCTCGCACTCGCGCTCAGGACCCTGCCGATGGGCACGGCCTATGCGATCTGGACAGGCATCGGCACCGTGGGCACCGTCGCGCTCGGCATCGTTCTCTTCAACGAGCCTTCCGACGCATTGCGCCTTGCCTGTATCGGGCTGATCCTCGCCGGGATCGTCGGGCTGAAGCTCGTTTCCGCCCACTAA
- a CDS encoding TIGR03862 family flavoprotein codes for MAAEALAAAGRRVVVCEAKPSPARKFLMAGKSGLNLTKDEARPAFLDHYDADWLRPILEGFGPEAVMDWAWRLGQEVFTGSSGRVFPVAMKASPLLRAWLARLGQAGVELRTRWRWAGFEDGGLVFDTPEGRQVLRPNVTVLALGGASWPRLGSDAAWVPWLAARGVGIAPFRPANMGFRVEWSAPMERFFGQPVKGAALIAGTQVERGEFVISVRGIEGGGVYAVSRAVRDGAVLELDLLPGRSLLEVAGRLAKGPGKETVANWLRKALKLDPVRIALLQEWGRPLPKGDALARLIKALPVRHSGPRPIEEAISSAGGITRESLTDRLELTALRGVFVAGEMLDWEAPTGGYLLTACLATGLWAGRAAAVR; via the coding sequence ATGGCGGCCGAGGCGCTCGCGGCAGCCGGGCGAAGGGTTGTGGTCTGCGAGGCGAAGCCCTCGCCGGCGCGCAAGTTCCTGATGGCCGGCAAATCGGGGCTGAACCTGACGAAGGACGAGGCCCGGCCGGCGTTCTTGGACCACTACGATGCGGATTGGCTGCGCCCGATCCTTGAGGGTTTCGGGCCCGAGGCGGTCATGGACTGGGCGTGGCGGCTGGGGCAGGAGGTCTTCACCGGATCTTCCGGCCGGGTCTTTCCGGTGGCGATGAAAGCCTCGCCGCTTCTGCGCGCCTGGCTCGCGCGTCTCGGTCAGGCAGGGGTCGAGCTGCGCACGCGCTGGCGCTGGGCAGGGTTCGAGGATGGCGGCCTTGTCTTCGACACGCCGGAGGGGCGTCAGGTGCTGCGGCCGAACGTGACGGTTCTCGCGCTCGGCGGGGCAAGCTGGCCGCGGCTTGGATCGGATGCCGCCTGGGTGCCGTGGCTTGCCGCGCGGGGTGTCGGGATAGCGCCCTTTCGGCCGGCCAATATGGGATTCCGCGTCGAGTGGTCAGCGCCGATGGAGCGGTTTTTCGGCCAGCCTGTGAAGGGCGCCGCGCTGATCGCAGGTACGCAAGTCGAGCGCGGAGAATTCGTGATATCGGTGCGCGGGATCGAAGGCGGCGGCGTCTATGCGGTGTCGCGGGCGGTGCGCGACGGGGCTGTGCTTGAACTCGACCTTTTGCCGGGGCGCAGCCTGTTGGAAGTTGCGGGGCGGCTTGCGAAGGGGCCGGGCAAGGAGACGGTGGCGAACTGGCTGCGGAAGGCATTGAAGCTTGACCCGGTGCGGATCGCGCTCTTGCAGGAATGGGGACGGCCGCTGCCAAAGGGGGACGCGCTGGCCCGGCTGATCAAGGCGCTGCCGGTGCGCCATTCCGGGCCGCGCCCGATCGAGGAGGCGATCTCCTCCGCCGGGGGTATCACGCGGGAAAGCCTGACGGACCGGCTGGAACTGACCGCGCTGCGGGGTGTCTTCGTCGCGGGCGAGATGCTGGATTGGGAAGCGCCGACGGGCGGCTACCTGCTGACCGCGTGCCTTGCGACGGGCCTTTGGGCGGGACGGGCGGCGGCGGTCCGGTAG
- a CDS encoding HNH endonuclease, with product MRPDDSDPICPLCGRPIPSDVAQSRHHLVPRLKGGKDGETVLLHAICHAEIHAALSEAEIARDHATIEALRAHPRIAAFVRWVARRPPGFTSHVPGPRRTKKRH from the coding sequence GTGCGGCCGGATGACAGCGATCCGATCTGTCCGCTCTGCGGACGCCCGATCCCGTCCGATGTCGCGCAAAGCCGGCATCACCTCGTCCCGCGCCTGAAAGGCGGCAAGGACGGCGAAACGGTGCTCCTTCATGCGATCTGCCATGCGGAGATCCATGCGGCACTGTCGGAAGCCGAAATTGCCCGCGATCATGCGACGATCGAGGCGCTCCGCGCCCATCCTCGCATCGCTGCGTTCGTCCGGTGGGTGGCCAGGCGGCCACCGGGCTTCACGTCACACGTACCCGGCCCGCGGCGGACGAAGAAACGCCATTGA
- a CDS encoding mechanosensitive ion channel family protein: MEGQPEIVGKAFAYLEEGWELALGWLTSPAAWSQFALLVLSWLLSVLVSRRFGPRIRTFVGPKDGARGPVAGLRRFALRFLPLLLPLLAYGFTAIGEAVTRSLFGSGAVIAFGKRVFLFLAARTFATKILRDPFLRLLGRYVLIPIALLYALGLTDEAALWLESMTVELGNLTVSMAALLRGAIAGSLLFWLGAWSNRQSSDYIKAQEELRPATRELAAKAAEIAIFGAAFLLLLNIMGIDLTTVAVLGGALGVGIGLGLQQIAANFISGIILLIEGQTTVGDYVELDGGEAGTIVKMTARACILETFDGKWIVVPNEHFITTRVVNFSDQGSANRYEVPFSVSYDTDINTVPGIINPAVAALPFVLTRPEGPDCELKGFGESGIDFTVEYWVNGIDDGRNKYASHVLFAIWNALKGAEIEIPYPHRVVELKGGLPK, encoded by the coding sequence ATGGAAGGCCAGCCGGAGATCGTCGGGAAGGCGTTCGCCTATCTGGAGGAAGGTTGGGAACTGGCGTTGGGCTGGCTTACAAGCCCGGCGGCTTGGTCGCAGTTCGCGCTTCTGGTCCTGTCCTGGCTGCTTTCCGTCCTGGTCTCACGCCGGTTCGGACCGCGCATCCGGACATTTGTCGGACCGAAGGACGGTGCACGAGGGCCGGTGGCGGGTCTGCGGCGCTTCGCCTTGCGGTTCCTGCCGCTCTTGCTGCCGCTTCTCGCCTACGGGTTCACCGCGATCGGCGAGGCGGTTACGCGGTCCTTGTTCGGCTCCGGCGCTGTCATTGCATTCGGCAAGCGGGTTTTCCTTTTCCTCGCCGCGCGAACTTTCGCTACGAAGATTCTGCGTGATCCGTTCCTCAGGCTTCTCGGCCGCTACGTCCTGATACCGATCGCCCTGCTCTACGCGCTTGGCCTGACCGACGAGGCGGCTCTCTGGCTCGAAAGCATGACGGTGGAGCTTGGCAATCTAACGGTGTCGATGGCCGCGCTCCTTCGCGGTGCCATTGCCGGCAGCCTCCTCTTCTGGCTCGGCGCGTGGTCCAACCGGCAAAGCTCCGACTACATCAAGGCGCAGGAGGAATTGCGCCCGGCGACGCGCGAACTGGCCGCCAAGGCCGCCGAGATCGCGATCTTCGGCGCTGCCTTCCTGCTGCTTTTGAACATCATGGGGATCGACCTGACGACGGTCGCCGTCCTCGGCGGTGCGCTCGGCGTGGGGATCGGTCTTGGCCTCCAGCAGATCGCCGCGAACTTCATATCGGGGATCATTCTTCTGATCGAGGGGCAGACGACCGTCGGCGACTATGTAGAGCTCGACGGGGGCGAGGCGGGCACCATCGTCAAGATGACCGCGCGGGCCTGCATCCTCGAGACTTTCGACGGCAAATGGATCGTGGTCCCGAACGAACATTTCATTACCACACGTGTCGTGAACTTCTCCGATCAGGGCAGTGCCAACCGCTACGAGGTTCCGTTTTCGGTCAGCTATGACACGGATATCAACACGGTGCCCGGCATCATCAATCCGGCGGTCGCCGCGCTGCCCTTTGTCCTGACCAGGCCCGAAGGGCCGGATTGCGAGTTGAAGGGCTTTGGCGAGTCGGGAATCGACTTCACGGTCGAGTACTGGGTCAACGGCATCGACGACGGCCGCAACAAATACGCGAGCCATGTCCTCTTCGCCATCTGGAACGCGCTGAAAGGTGCCGAGATCGAGATCCCCTATCCGCACCGGGTGGTGGAACTGAAGGGCGGGTTGCCGAAGTGA
- the holA gene encoding DNA polymerase III subunit delta, with product MKLAGAAATRFFTKPEPDRAGLLIFGADAMRVALKRQEVIAALIGPDGEAEMRLTRIPGGDLRKDPALVDDAMRAQGFFPGPRVAFVEDAGDAAAPVLKGALAGWTPGDAMLVVTAGNLGKSSALRKAFEDHPNAYAVGIYDDPPSREEIEATLTKAGLKEIGREAMTDLLALARDLDPGDFRQTVEKIALYKFGDATPLTPADVAACAPATIEAEVDDVLHAVAEARSGDVGPLMRRLEGQGVNPVTLSIAAMRHFRTLHVAASAPGGPSEGIARMRPPVFGPRRDRMLRQAQSWGMHRLETALGILTDTDLTLRSASRAPAMAVMERALIRLAMLNRR from the coding sequence ATGAAGCTCGCCGGCGCCGCCGCGACCCGGTTTTTCACCAAGCCCGAACCGGATCGGGCCGGTCTGCTGATCTTCGGGGCCGACGCGATGCGGGTGGCACTGAAACGGCAGGAGGTGATCGCCGCGCTGATCGGACCCGACGGCGAAGCGGAAATGCGCCTGACCCGCATCCCCGGCGGCGACTTGCGGAAGGACCCTGCACTGGTCGATGACGCGATGCGGGCGCAAGGATTCTTCCCCGGCCCGCGCGTCGCATTCGTCGAGGATGCCGGCGACGCTGCCGCGCCGGTCCTGAAAGGCGCGCTTGCCGGCTGGACGCCGGGCGATGCGATGCTGGTCGTGACGGCGGGCAACCTCGGCAAGTCCTCGGCCCTGCGGAAGGCGTTCGAGGATCATCCGAACGCCTATGCCGTCGGCATCTACGACGACCCGCCAAGCCGGGAGGAGATCGAGGCCACGCTGACCAAGGCCGGCCTGAAGGAGATCGGGCGCGAAGCGATGACCGATCTTCTCGCGCTCGCGCGCGACCTCGACCCCGGAGATTTCCGCCAGACGGTCGAGAAGATCGCGCTCTACAAGTTCGGCGATGCCACGCCGCTCACCCCCGCCGATGTTGCCGCCTGCGCCCCCGCGACGATCGAGGCCGAGGTCGACGACGTGCTCCACGCCGTGGCCGAGGCGCGCTCGGGCGATGTCGGCCCGTTGATGCGGCGGCTGGAAGGCCAGGGGGTGAACCCCGTCACGCTCTCGATCGCGGCGATGCGCCATTTCCGGACGCTTCATGTCGCTGCCTCCGCGCCCGGCGGGCCGTCCGAGGGCATCGCGCGGATGCGCCCGCCGGTCTTCGGACCGCGCCGGGACCGGATGCTTCGGCAGGCACAGAGCTGGGGGATGCACCGGCTGGAAACCGCGCTCGGCATTCTTACCGACACCGATCTGACGCTCCGCTCGGCCTCCCGCGCCCCGGCGATGGCGGTGATGGAGCGTGCGCTGATCCGCCTTGCGATGCTGAACCGGCGCTGA
- the lptE gene encoding LPS assembly lipoprotein LptE, producing MSSSDRRTILALLAALPLAACGFTPAYGPRGPAAGLLDQVTVDAPDDKDGFDLVARLEERLGRTRVPTYRLSYRIETKTEGQAIAPDNTINRYQVIGSVAYTLHDADTGAALSSGKVSSFTAYSAFGTSVATATSEADAHARLMQLLADQIVTRLIATSAEWNGT from the coding sequence ATGTCGTCATCTGACCGCCGAACCATCCTCGCCCTTCTCGCGGCCCTGCCGCTGGCCGCCTGCGGCTTCACCCCGGCCTACGGGCCGCGCGGCCCGGCGGCCGGGCTTCTCGACCAGGTGACGGTGGACGCGCCCGACGACAAGGACGGCTTCGACCTCGTGGCGCGGCTGGAGGAAAGGCTGGGCAGGACGCGCGTACCGACCTACCGGCTTTCCTACCGGATCGAGACGAAGACCGAAGGCCAGGCGATCGCGCCGGACAACACGATCAACCGGTATCAGGTGATCGGCAGCGTCGCCTACACGCTTCACGATGCGGACACGGGCGCGGCGCTGAGTTCCGGCAAGGTATCGTCCTTCACGGCCTACTCGGCCTTCGGAACCTCCGTGGCGACCGCCACGTCCGAGGCCGACGCCCATGCCCGCCTGATGCAGCTTCTCGCCGACCAGATCGTCACGCGGCTGATCGCGACGTCGGCCGAGTGGAACGGCACATGA